The Cellulomonas wangleii genome includes a region encoding these proteins:
- the thpR gene encoding RNA 2',3'-cyclic phosphodiesterase translates to MRLFAAVWPPDDVLDHLDLALAVVRRGAGAQDEGVRWSARETWHLTAAFYGSLPDAVTDDLAAGLVDVTAGARPFELQLRGAGVFAHRTLWVGASGDVTAMVDLAAGARAVGEAHGAPPDARVRHRPHLTVGRARAGARPPRRGTRAVAGARGGGRGPGRTAGGDRRDLAPAEVFEQALAVYEGPRWTVDALTLVESRPGAGRGGGPAYTTVGTFPLGA, encoded by the coding sequence ATGCGACTGTTCGCCGCGGTGTGGCCCCCCGACGACGTGCTCGACCACCTGGACCTCGCACTCGCCGTCGTGCGGCGGGGTGCGGGCGCTCAGGACGAGGGTGTGCGGTGGTCGGCCCGCGAGACGTGGCACCTGACCGCGGCGTTCTACGGGAGCCTTCCCGACGCGGTGACCGACGACCTCGCCGCCGGGCTGGTGGACGTGACGGCGGGCGCGCGGCCCTTCGAGCTGCAGCTGCGCGGCGCGGGCGTCTTCGCGCACCGCACGCTGTGGGTCGGCGCCTCCGGTGACGTGACGGCCATGGTCGACCTCGCCGCCGGCGCCCGGGCGGTCGGGGAGGCGCACGGTGCGCCGCCCGACGCGCGGGTCCGTCACCGCCCGCATCTGACCGTCGGGCGGGCCCGTGCGGGGGCGCGACCGCCGCGACGCGGCACCCGCGCGGTGGCCGGCGCGCGCGGCGGCGGCCGGGGGCCGGGCCGGACGGCGGGCGGCGACCGTCGGGACCTCGCACCGGCGGAGGTGTTCGAGCAGGCGCTCGCGGTCTACGAGGGACCCCGCTGGACCGTGGACGCCCTGACGCTGGTGGAGTCGCGGCCCGGGGCAGGCCGCGGCGGCGGACCGGCGTACACGACGGTCGGGACCTTTCCCCTCGGGGCGTGA
- a CDS encoding TrmH family RNA methyltransferase, giving the protein MPDELLTNPRAERVKAVRALASRSVRRRSGTFLVEGPQAVREAVGPGAPRVHDVYLTPDAVRRHPEIVEGAHQVGARVRTGTPEVLEAMSPDAQGVVAVVDQVRADLDDVLAARPRLVAVLAHVRDPGNAGTVLRAADAAGAGAVVLTASSVDVHNPKAVRSTAGSLFHLPVVAGPELPEVVARLRAAGLTVLAADGSAPHDLDDLLDVAGAAPAGVPDLAAPTAWVFGNEAWGLREEDLALADAAVRVPLRGRAESLNLATAAAVCLYASGRAQR; this is encoded by the coding sequence GTGCCCGACGAGCTGCTGACCAACCCCCGTGCCGAGCGTGTGAAGGCCGTCCGAGCGCTGGCGAGCCGCAGCGTGCGGCGACGGTCCGGGACCTTCCTCGTGGAGGGGCCGCAGGCCGTGCGCGAGGCCGTCGGCCCCGGTGCTCCGCGGGTGCACGACGTGTACCTCACGCCCGACGCCGTCCGCCGCCACCCCGAGATCGTCGAGGGTGCGCACCAGGTGGGCGCGCGCGTGCGGACCGGCACGCCCGAGGTGCTCGAGGCGATGAGCCCGGACGCCCAGGGCGTGGTGGCGGTGGTGGACCAGGTGCGGGCGGACCTCGACGACGTGCTCGCGGCACGCCCGCGGCTCGTCGCCGTGCTCGCGCACGTCCGGGACCCGGGCAACGCCGGCACCGTGCTGCGGGCGGCCGACGCGGCGGGTGCGGGCGCTGTCGTCCTCACGGCGAGCAGCGTGGACGTGCACAACCCCAAGGCGGTGCGCTCGACCGCCGGATCGCTCTTCCACCTCCCGGTGGTCGCGGGCCCCGAGCTGCCGGAGGTCGTGGCGCGGCTGCGCGCGGCGGGGCTCACCGTGCTGGCGGCCGACGGGTCCGCCCCGCACGACCTGGACGACCTGCTCGACGTGGCGGGTGCGGCGCCGGCCGGTGTGCCGGACCTCGCGGCTCCGACCGCCTGGGTGTTCGGCAACGAGGCGTGGGGGCTGCGCGAGGAGGACCTCGCGCTGGCCGACGCCGCGGTGCGCGTGCCCCTGCGCGGGCGGGCCGAGTCGCTGAACCTCGCGACCGCCGCCGCCGTGTGCCTGTACGCCTCGGGGCGCGCCCAGCGCTGA
- the pheS gene encoding phenylalanine--tRNA ligase subunit alpha produces the protein MTSDTPLSPLDADGVAAAVDDALAAVAAAGDLDALKSARLAHTGDASALALANRAIGTLPGPDKAAAGRLVGQARGRVNAAIAARTAELEAERDARVLVEESVDVTLPADRHPLGARHPLTTLSERIADVFVAMGWEIAEGPELEAEWFNFDALNFGVDHPARQMQDTFFVAPQDGDVAEDGSGLVLRTHTSPVQARTMLERGVPVYIACPGKVFRTDALDATHTPVFHQVEGLAVDKGLTMAHLKGTLDHFARAMFGPEARTRLRPSFFPFTEPSAEMDLWFPQKKGGPGWIEWGGCGMVNPHVLRACGVDPDVYSGYAFGMGIERTLMLRHGIADMRDMVEGDVRFSQQFRTVI, from the coding sequence ATGACCAGCGACACACCGCTGTCCCCGCTCGACGCCGACGGCGTCGCCGCAGCCGTCGACGACGCCCTCGCGGCGGTCGCCGCCGCCGGCGACCTCGACGCCCTGAAGTCCGCGCGCCTCGCGCACACCGGTGACGCGAGCGCCCTGGCGCTCGCCAACCGGGCGATCGGCACGCTGCCCGGCCCCGACAAGGCCGCCGCCGGCAGGCTCGTGGGCCAGGCCCGCGGGCGCGTCAACGCGGCGATCGCCGCGCGCACGGCCGAGCTGGAGGCCGAGCGCGACGCGCGCGTGCTCGTCGAGGAGTCCGTCGACGTCACGCTGCCCGCCGACCGTCACCCGCTGGGTGCGCGCCACCCCCTGACGACGCTCTCGGAGCGCATCGCCGACGTGTTCGTCGCGATGGGCTGGGAGATCGCCGAGGGTCCGGAGCTCGAGGCCGAGTGGTTCAACTTCGACGCCCTGAACTTCGGCGTCGACCACCCCGCGCGCCAGATGCAGGACACGTTCTTCGTGGCGCCGCAGGACGGCGACGTCGCCGAGGACGGCTCGGGTCTCGTGCTGCGCACGCACACGTCGCCCGTGCAGGCGCGCACGATGCTCGAGCGCGGCGTGCCGGTGTACATCGCGTGCCCCGGCAAGGTGTTCCGCACCGACGCGCTCGACGCGACCCACACCCCGGTGTTCCACCAGGTCGAGGGCCTCGCGGTCGACAAGGGCCTGACGATGGCGCACCTCAAGGGCACGCTCGACCACTTCGCGCGGGCGATGTTCGGGCCGGAGGCGCGCACGCGGCTGCGGCCGTCGTTCTTCCCGTTCACCGAGCCGAGCGCCGAGATGGACCTGTGGTTCCCGCAGAAGAAGGGCGGGCCCGGGTGGATCGAGTGGGGCGGCTGCGGCATGGTCAACCCGCACGTGCTGCGCGCCTGCGGAGTGGACCCCGACGTGTACTCCGGGTACGCGTTCGGCATGGGGATCGAGCGCACCCTCATGCTCCGGCACGGCATCGCCGACATGCGCGACATGGTCGAGGGCGACGTGCGCTTCTCCCAGCAGTTCCGGACGGTGATCTGA